The DNA sequence CGAAGTGGAACTGCCTCTACCCACTTGGTGAAAGACTCAGTTGCTGTGAGAATCCATATGAAGCCCCCAGAAGGTGGGTGAATGGTTCCTACCAAGTCCAACCACCAAGTGTGAAATGGCCAAGGTGTTTTCATGTCTTGTAACAACGTTGATGGCTTGTGACTCAAGTTTCCATGTGCTTGGCATGTGTGACACTTCTTGACCGTGTTATAGGCATCTTCACGCATGTTGGGCCAGTAATATCCCAAGTCTAACAGCTGCCGGTAAAGCTTCTTTCTTCCCTGATGCTCTCCATATTCCCCAGCATGCACTTCTTGTAGAACTTGTTGATATTCAGTAGCCCCAAGGCATCTTAATGGTTTACCATTGAATCCCTTTCTATACAGCGTGCTTCCATCCACAAAATACCTTTTCACCATCTTCTTGACCTTGTATGCATGCTTACAATCTTCCGGCAGTGTTTTACTTATGAGGTATTCCAAGTATGGTGACCTCCAATCTTCAGTAATTGCTGCTGTAAATCCTTCCTGCTCTGACAAAGTTGAGGAGCACTTAGAACATGAGAGTTGCATCTCTGCTGCTTGTTTCTTCATGTTTGGCCAGTAATAACCCCTACGTTGCAGTCTCCGGTACAAGCTGACCACCTGCTCAACCCCACAAGTGGCCTCATGTACTTCTTGCAATTTCCTCCAAGCTTCTTTTTCATCTACACAGCGAGCTAACACTCCTCCAGGAAGACGCTTGTACAATTCCCCAAACATCAAACTATAGTCTCCTAGTGTTCTGAGTCTATCTTCCTTGTCCAACTGGGCCATCTCGTCCTTGACAAATTCCTGCCAATCTTTCTCACTTGGTGGGCTTGAGAAAATCATAGCTTCTACACATGGCTTATTGTTTTGGATCACAGTGATGTTGGGTTGCTCCCTTGTGAATGAAAGCTTGGAGCCAAGGGTGGCTAAAGCGTCTGCATATCTATTAGTGCTGCCGGGAATATGCTCAAGAGTTATCTGCTCAAACTTCTTGATTAACTTTTCTGCCAAGGTTCTATAGGGTGCCAAGGTCACTTCTTTCACTGCAAAATCTCCCTTCAATTGGCTAATGACTAGGTTTGAATCCCCGATTACTCTGATTTTCTTGACTCTCAATTCATGTGCAGTCGCAAGCCCAGCAATAAAAGCTTCATACTCTGCCACATTATTAGTGCATGAAAAGTTTAGTTTGAACGAAAGGGGTTTGGCATGCCCCTTAGGGTCCACAAGTACAACTCCAGCTCCTCCTCCATTAGCCGTGGCTAACCCGTCGAAGTGAAGAGTCCAAGGCTCCTCTTCTTCAACCACTGCTGTCATTCCAGGTAACTCTCTGAGTATGTCATGAGAAACATcaaatccttcttcttctgggaaGAGGGTGATCATGTCGATCACGGCTTGTCCCTTGATAGCATTTGGTGTCATACATACAATGTCGAACTCAGACAACTGGAGCAACCATCTTGCTAACTGCCCTGATAACACTGGTTTCGTCAGCAAATATCTAACCAAATTAGTTTTCACCATGAGTTAAAGCTTGTGGGCCAAAAAATAGTGACGTAATCTTTGGGCTGCATAGACAAGTGCTAAACAAAGCCTTTCTGCTTTAGGGTAGCGTGTTTCAGCCCCCCTCAAAAGCTTGCTCACATTGTAAATAGGAAATTCCTCTCCAGTTTCACCATATTGTGCTAATAATGCTCCCACTGCTGCATTGGTGGAGGCCAAATACACCTTTAAGGGGACGCCTAGAGTTGGTGCTTTCATGGTTGGGAGCTTGGCGATGAGCTGCTGAACCTTCAAGTAAGCCTCCTTGCATTCAGCGTTCCACGTAAATTTGTTCCCTTTTTTCAACAGAGGTGTGAACGCTTGGATCACAGCAGCTAAACCGGGTATGAAGCGTCTTATGTAAGACAATCTTCCTAAGAAACTCTTCAATTCCTTCTGACTTGAGGGTGGTGGATGAGATGCAATGGCCCGGATCTTGCTGGGATCTACATCAATGCCTCTACTATGCACCACAAAACCAAGAAACTTTGCCGAAGACACCCCAAATCCGCATTTTTTTTTGATTCATCTTCAGCTTATATGCTCTGCATCTTTGTAGTACTTTCCTCAAGGTACCCCAATGCTCACTTCTAGTCTTAGATTTCACCACCAGATCGTCGACGTAATCCTCCACTTCTTTTCCCATCATGTCATGGAACACTGCCATCATTGCCCTTTGATAGGTAGCGCCAGCGTTCTTCAAGCCAAATGGCATGACTGTATAGTAAAAATTTCCATATGGTGTACGAAAAGCCGTCTTTTCAGCATCTCTGGTGGCCATTTTAATTTGGTTATAGCCGCTGAAACCATCCATGAATGATAGCATCCCAAGGCCTGAGGTTGAATTTATGAGGACATCCATGTTTGGCAACGGGAATTCATCTTTTGGACCTGCTTTATTCAAATCCCTAAAGTCAACACAGACTCGTATCTGACCATTCTTTTTCTTTACAGGAACAATATTTGCCAGCCAAGTAGGGTGCTTGATCGGCTTGATGAAACCAGAGGCTAAGAGTTTTTCAACTTCTTGCTTGATTTGTTGCTCATCATTGGGATGGTAATTTCTTCTTGACTGCACCGCTGGTTTCGCTCCTAACTGCACATTCAGAGTGTGACACACCAGATTCGGGTCTAATCCCGGCATCTCCTCATAGCTCCAGGCAAAGACATCCTTATATTCTCTTAATAAAGAGATGAGGCAGCCTCTTTCTTCAGGTGACAAATAGGTGGAGATGGAAATATTTTTCTGAACAACGGGATCATCACTCAGGTTGACTTCTTCCATCTCTTCTGTCACAGCAGCACTTCCGTCCTGCATATACTTTGGGGCTGGCATTGCCTTTTGAAGGGGAAATCTCTCAGGTACCACGGAGGCCCCTTCTGCCTCTTGAACTTGATCACACTCCATGGCACCCGCTGACTCGGGGCCCTCCCATAATGAACGGTTAGGCCCCGCATCCCGTCATAAGCGATATATTGGGCGGCCATCCGGCAGCACCATTCGAGAGCATTGAGGCTGTTGTGCTTGAGCATAGACGCTTTGTTGCCTCACCATCATCGCAAGCTCATCATTGCTGAGATCTTGAATGTCAAGCCATGAGGGTAAAGGAGTGCCTGTGGCTTTGGATGGATTGCTTCCTTCTCCGTCAGTGAACTCATCATAAAATTGTGCCTCAGCGTGATGACTTTCTGATCGGTGGAACGGTACTTGATTTGCTGGCAACCTGACAGGCTTGAGTCCAATTCACCCCTTAACACACTGGTGGTAAGTGGAAGGCACGAGCTTATGTTTGTTCAACCACGGGCGTCCCAGCAGTGCATGGTAACTAGTGTCAGCATCAATAACATAGAATCTGGTAAGAGACTGAATTGGTCTAACCTTGAGGTTTAGTAGTATGTACCCTACAGCCTGCTCACTTCCATTTGCGAATCCGGTAATTTCCATGTTTGCCTTCACAATTTTAGTCAGGGAAATTCCAGCGACATTGAGCACTTGAAGAGATATAATGTTCAAGGAAGACCCTGTGTCCACCAAGGCTCTTCTCACGAATACACCATTGACTTGTGCTTCCAAATAGAGTGGCCTCCGGTGATCTGGATAAGAAACTTCCATATCTTTATCGGTAAACACAATAGCATTGTCACCTTCCAGTAAGCTCCTGCCCCTTTGTGTCTCAGTCCCAGCAGCAAAACATTGAGGACCAAATGCTTCTGATACGTCCATCAGGGCTTCAGCAGCAGCTTGCCTAGCTTGGGGCCCATACTCCAGCTGATCAAAGAGTGACTTAAACTTGGGGTTTTGCTGAAGAACCTGTATAATAGTGGGCTTAGTATGTCGCATCACATCAGTTTCCACAACGTCCCCTTCTATCTCAGTAACATGATAGACCTGATCCATTGTGCTCACAAAACTCTGACCATCATTAGTTCTCCTTCGGCCCTCCATAGTTAAGCTGCACTCATCATGAGGGAACCACAGATTGTCATAGCCACATGCCCTGAAATACTGTTGCCAAGAAGCTTGGTCAACGGGGCTTTGATATTTGGTCAATGTCCAAGATTCATTATCCTGATGCATGGTATCATCTCATACGCCAGTAATAACATAACGTGCCCCTTTCCCATGCCGTTTTGGCAATGGATCATCATCAATAGCTTGCTTCTTTGATGGGAGCTCTAGAGTACTTTCATCAATCTTTGCGTGAAGGATCCTTCGCAAGGTTTGACATGCAGGGGTAGGATGTCCCACTATTTGGTGATAACGGCAATAGCGTGGATTTTTCTTATCTTCCCTGGTGGGGGGCTTTTCTCGTTGCACGGGCTTGATTACTCCATCAGCAACCAATGTATCAAGAATAGCATGAAGTTCCTCATCAGTACAAGGGACTGCCGGGACTGTTCCAGACCGTTCCTTCCTCTTCAAATATCTTTCATCCACCATTAGAGCTTGATGTGTTTCCCTCTGAGTTGTGTCTTTTTTGTCTCTCCAACTCCTCTTACTTGCGGTGGTCTTAACAGACATGCTTGTTTTCCTTACTGCTTCAATTAATCTGGAAAATTGAGTAATGCCGATGTTTTCCAAATAGACCCTGTATTCAGGCAGGATATTGCTGATGCAGATTTCCACCAATGATTCTTCATCCTTTTCATCATAGCAATCCAAAGCTAAATCACGAAAGTGACGAACAAAATCCACCAGGTTTTCTCCCGTCCTTTGACGAGTGTTGTTCAGCTGTGCAATGGTCACCCTTTCCTCATATTGGAAATATTTTCTACAGAACTTGCCTGCCATTTCGTCCCAGTTTCTAATGGAACCAGGAGCTAAGGTGGTGTACCAAGTATATGCACGATCAGTGAGAGTTTTGGAAAACTCCCTCAGCCTGAGATTATGATTGCTAGCATGAGGGCCAAGAGCGTCGATAAATCGACTAATATGCTCTTTTGGGCTGCCTTTTCTCCCATCGAAAAGAGTAAAAGTGGGTGTTTCATAATTTTTGGGATAAGACAAATGCATTATGCTTGAAGGATAAGGGGGTTGAGGAGCATACTTCCAGTCTTCAGAGCCACGACACAATTCTTTTTCTAGCATGGCAACAACATCGTCTTGGGTGACAAAAGAAGGTGCCTTCTGATTGTCTGATGCTTTTGCAGTAGAGTCCTCATGGGAAACCTTCTGTGGTTGCTCTCCATCATTTGGTTGCTCAAGCTGCTTTATTGCTGAGATTGAGTTGACCAACTGTTTCATGGTGTCAACCATCTCCTTTTGAGTCCTACCAAAAGCGTTGAGAATGTGTGCCAAGTCTGCAGGAGtgacttcctcctcctcttgccTTTCTTCCTGATCTTGTTGCTCTTCATGCCTGGAAATAGAATCGACgtgttcttcctcctcttgggAAGGCATACTGCTGTTATTCCTCTTTCTTCGCGGTGGAGCCATCTTGCAGGTCACAACCTAGTCCCCAGTGAAGTCGCGAAAAATGTGAGGGtgactttgtgattttgattctttGCAGTAAGACCCTCCGAGTTGTGCGAGACTAGGCCCAACATCGTTCGAAAGCTGACCCAAGAACAACTTCGTTGTAACCTGTTAGATGTAACAGCAACTATTTGGCTTGATGATAACGGCAGCTATTTAGCTTGATGATAACAGTAGCTATTTAGCTTGATGATAACAGCAGCGATTAAACTTCACTTCATAAGAACAGGACTTATAGGCGGgcatggtgtgggagctagatgcaTGAGAGTTTAGCAGAGAGGGAGAATTCTATCAGTGACATGATTTCTGGATTTCGGGTTAAGGTTGGTTGGGAAGAATCGGGGTTCAGAGATaaagcttgatctcttgcttgtaTTTCTGGGCTGTTGTGGCTTGGTTTCCTACGGCAACGAAGTCGCCCTTTATAGACGGGGAGGATTTGCGCCAAGAACCAGAGGCTTTGAAAGGGTATTCTTAGTTTTGATGGGATCATTCTAAAACCTTCAGCTTTTGTTTTCCCGGTGAAATCAAAAGAATGAAGGCTTGCTTTGGCCATGTGGGTAAAGACTGGTGGCGCGAGTATAGGATGGCGATGGGGATCCCAGATTTCTTGCTGCCGTGATTTTTAAGAGATCATAATCCCTCGATTTGTGCTATTGTAAATTGTGATCACAAATAGCTAAGGATTATTGGAAATTGAGGCAGGATTTCGGAGGATGAGAGTTAGGAAGCTTTTGTATAGACTTGGGGTTCTTACCAGAAAAGGATGGAGTAGTAATCCCAGCAACAACCTGATGGAACAAGTTCCTGATTTGGGGAAGACGACTCCAATGTCTTTTTGGGCTACAGGTTCTAGTGTAGTGGACTTTGGGCAAGGAATGACTCTAGTGGGCTCTAAGTCTTGTTGGGCTTGCTTTCATCTCTCTACTAGCCCATGTTAAGATATTGGCCCTCgaagcatgaattttggttcccaagtccaaaattaccgACGGACCTTATCATAACAATGGGCCTCGCAcgatccgttaccttccacaccacatcccGCCGTATAAGCCCCAAACGTAGCTTGGGCCTACGCGTATCGCGTGGTAAATAAGCGTGTCGGTCCATTTGGAAATCCCTGTCAATTGTTTGAATATTTAGGCATCTCGTATCGCTTGTTAAATAGAGAATTCCCTTTCGCCGCGAAATGGGCTTGCTTGAAGGCCCAATTAGGTTATGAGGTCGATGACTCGTTCCCTTTGCCTGTCACTAGTTAAATTTGAACTTGTGGAAATTCGGGTATCAACACAAgaaaagtaattctacattgattaggattctagatccttctaattaaatcctattaccactaggtcaagtaacctagagtttgggctaaacacaaattaggttttccttgaacaaatcTTAATTAGTTCAAAAACAAAAGGGTCAATATATCATTGAATAGTGATGAAAAGAATATGAACAAGATGACAATTTCGTATTATCAACTAATAAATGTATGAGAATGGGGCTCTGGCAAACCTTAACCCTAGCCCTCAGTCATGGCGGCCGGTATCGGCCTCCCCTCTACATCATCTATTGATGACACTCAGAAGCCGGCCTTGTGCAGCGACCACACAACCTTACCCTAGGTTACTCATCATCTCTTGCCGGAAGGAAATAGGTGATGTGAGGGTTATGGATCGGTGCTCCGGTCCAATCAGACTCAATGGGGATTGGGTGGAAGAATGGCCGTGTCAGATCAGGCCGAGGCGAGGCCGGCTCAAGTCTAGGTGGTTCGCCGTCGGGAACGACCAACGCATACAGTCTGGAAGCCAATTGATGAGAGGTCCTGTGTGGCGGAAGTGCGACCTCTGGACCCGGATCAAAAAGGCCAAACTCTGATTGATGGCGGCGCCGGCCTTTGCACTCCAACTTTTGGAAGTGGTGGAGATTGTCGTCGTGCACCGTGAAGCGAATCAGGTTTTTGAGTATGCAGAGCACGCTGGTGGGGTGTCTGAGATGATGGCGGTGGCTGCATCAGGAGTGGTAGCGACGACGTCGGCCGTGCTTGGCAGTGGAGTGGCAAGTGGGGTGGCCAAATCGTTTTGAGGGCCCAAATGGATTGGGTGGCCGAAATAAGTTTGGGTGTTCAAATCATTTTGGAAGCCCAAAAGATTGTGGTGGTCCAAATCAGTTTTAAGGCTAAAATCAAATGGGCCTGGAGTGTCCAAACCTGCTCTGCGAATAGACTCCTTTTCTTCagggtttcgtatttgggatctCGGAGGATCATTACCCTACAGCTGGAGGCTCGAgacaagggcaaaggaaagcTTTAGGTTTTCCTGGTCTTCTTGCCTATTACTAGAAAGTTGGTCTTCTATTACTTTCATCTCagttttctctagttgtacaccaattgaggtctttaGGCGACTAGGTTTACTTTTCAAAGAGGGTAGTGAGGATTTGTTTTCTTGTAGCCAGGCTCAAATATGTGAGTGTatgtgttaacagtgagggTTACCTGTCCTTTGCTCGGTAGCTTGTGCCATTTATGATCTTGGTATGAGACAGCATCTGATGTATGTGctttctggccatggataaattaatgaagttatctattttctcaaaaaaaaaaaaaaaaaaaaaaaaaaatatatatatatatatatatatatatatatatatatatatatatatatatatatatatgaacaagATGTCTTCTGCTTAGAGTAGCCAATTCAAAAACATGCACAAATTGCCTTCCCAGTCGTTATGAAAATGACTGGAACCTCCTCAAAGGAGCATCAGCTACGGCAGTAGAGCAATTGCTTACAAATGACCAACAACCCACTTTGTGCTTCTCGCTTGATTTTCCAAATCTGCTCTGTGGGGATGATGGATTGGCTCTCTGAATATTGTTCCTGAAGCTCATCAATTTCGTCATAGAGTACTGAAGCCGCATCCACCTTTTTCTTACATTGATCTACGTTGAAATCCCATTTCCACGTTAGGGTTTTCTCTCATTCCTTCCTGATTATACATAATAATCAAAATTATAATTGCAAATCTACTTCAAGGTAGATTTACTTTAGAAATGCTACTAGGCTACTTCATCTAAAATGTCAATCTATAGAAATGTCTAATTGATAAATcaaccctagctagctagctcttTGTGTATGTGTGTGAAGCCCCCCCGGAAGCTTGCTAGGATCTGCGGATCAAATATGAATTTTACACATCGGATTAGATAACTGATAGTCTATCATCGCGTTTACTGAGTGGGGTGCTTTCCTACGTTGCAGTGAGGTCTTTTTAATTTGCGATAATACTACGCAGTTAAGTTGGGGACAATAGCAGTGCAACAGAAGCTGAATAAGTATAACTAGCTAGCCATGACCAACCCAAATTTTCATGAATGTGCATAAAATTAAGAAATCAGTCCAGTGACTCTACTGAAGGCAAATCAGTCCTGTTATTCTGCAGAGAAACTAACCTGACTGGCATTTGTGGTTGATCTCCCTACTGGTACTGGTGGAAGTGATGCGTGTGAATGCCCTCGATAGGGAACGATGGCATAGTTATTGGCTTCCTTCTGATTCCCAAACTCTCTTAGCCGGTCCAGCTCAGGCAAGATGACTGAACCAAGATCCGGTCTATCTCTCCTCCTGAGCTCACAGCACTTCAAAGCCAGTTTTGCTAATGACAAAGCCTCTTCAACAGGCCAGTCTGGCACTGCAGGATCAAGCAACTCCGCGAATGTACCTTTCTCAATGGACTCCTCAACCTGGTGGGACAATGCCATTGCAGGCTTTGATGTAAGAATCTGTAACAGCATAATTCCCAAGGAATATATGTCTGATTTCACACCCAACATTCCTGTTTTCTGATACTCCGGGTCAATGTAGCAAAATGTACCGGCTGCTGCTGTCAGGCGGTATTGAGTGACACTATCAGCCACAGATGCCGGGACTAGCCTGGATAAGCCTACATCAGCAATCTTGCTCACACAGTTCCGGTCTAGGAGAATGTTTGCCGGCTTGAGATCACGGTGCACAATGGGTTCTGGTTTTGTCtggtgaagaaaaagaaggccaGTGGCAATTTCTGCAGCTATTTTGAAACGGACAGTCCATGGGATTGGAGGCGTGTTGTCCTTCTGGAAGAGCCGGTCTTCTAAGCTTCCGTTTTCCATGTACTCATATACAAGGCATCCATACTCAGGGCAGGTACCTACTAAGAGAACCATGTGTGGATGTCTAATGCAGCTTAGAACCTCAACCTACATTGACAGAACCAAAAAGAAGTGCTTATACACTTGTTTCGGAGAAATGGTACACCATCTGCCTTCTGTAAAAATGAACAAAGAACATATTTTACCTCTTGTTGGAATTGCCTCTTCCCCTGTGAAATGTCTGGCCTCAAGACCTTGATGGCAACTGGGGTGTGGTTAAGCAGGCCTTTATAAACAGGTCCATATCCACCTTCCCCAACCTTGTTTGAAATGTTAAAGTAATCTGTGGCAACTTCAATCTCTTCAATGGAGTATCTCCTATACATAGCTTTGTTCTGTGCCAGAGCCTCCATtgctttccttctctctttagcCTCCTCCTTGGCTCTCATTTCTGCAATTTTCCTCTTCTGGGTCTCCATCTCTGCTAGCCTATGTGCCATCCGCGCTGCATCTATTGCAGCCTTGCTTTTCTGCTTCTCCTTCTCTGCTAAGGCCACAGCAGCCTCTTCAGCAAGCTTGGCTTCCTCTAACTTGCGCTCTTTCGctgttttccatttttggagCTCCCATGCCTAAATTCCAATTTTTATTCAAGTGTTTGCATTGGATAAAATATAAGATATTGATAATCATATCTCTACACGTTCTTACCTTCTGCTTAGATGCTAAAGCTTCTTTGCAAGCTGAAGTGTACATGTCCATTGTTTGCTTCAATTCCTGCCTTAATCTCATCATCTCACCATCCAAGCCAGACTGTAACACATATAACATGCATTAATTAGAATCATTTATCTTCTtgctaacaaaagaaaaaattcgaACGATGAAAAACTGATATGGATTGGTGATGCAATTGTAATTGTCATCGTCACTCATAATAAACTAACTTTC is a window from the Rosa chinensis cultivar Old Blush chromosome 2, RchiOBHm-V2, whole genome shotgun sequence genome containing:
- the LOC112184712 gene encoding U-box domain-containing protein 35, which encodes MAFLRSSSVAQDTGPTLVAIDKDKHSHFAVKWAVDNLIKTSKCILIHVRNKSLHPQDAAAIPKEGRPPTEAELQQFFLPYRGFCARKGIIAMEVVLHDIDVPSALVHYIIHNAISNIVVGASHRNALTRKFKDFDVPSSLLKYVPDTCAVYVISSKGRLQAKRAASQPQTPKCDAEPLRDTSQENHLPSHPHDGSDSEDIPRSQFSHGSSSSKSASSDRISFDRLSDFKPITPHKMKRSTNSPTLSVDSSASETSSHRYSLSGSDSSGPLSFQSNGSDNEGNKNSLSSQTQSGLDGEMMRLRQELKQTMDMYTSACKEALASKQKAWELQKWKTAKERKLEEAKLAEEAAVALAEKEKQKSKAAIDAARMAHRLAEMETQKRKIAEMRAKEEAKERRKAMEALAQNKAMYRRYSIEEIEVATDYFNISNKVGEGGYGPVYKGLLNHTPVAIKVLRPDISQGKRQFQQEVEVLSCIRHPHMVLLVGTCPEYGCLVYEYMENGSLEDRLFQKDNTPPIPWTVRFKIAAEIATGLLFLHQTKPEPIVHRDLKPANILLDRNCVSKIADVGLSRLVPASVADSVTQYRLTAAAGTFCYIDPEYQKTGMLGVKSDIYSLGIMLLQILTSKPAMALSHQVEESIEKGTFAELLDPAVPDWPVEEALSLAKLALKCCELRRRDRPDLGSVILPELDRLREFGNQKEANNYAIVPYRGHSHASLPPVPVGRSTTNASQEGMRENPNVEMGFQRRSM